The following are from one region of the Nitrososphaerota archaeon genome:
- a CDS encoding L-threonylcarbamoyladenylate synthase, with protein MTSIVAFDEDSIPSASALVASGGLIVYPTDTVYGLGCDPHNEKAVRRLFEAKRRDASPVPILCDGIESALRLVEMNPRALKLAERHWPGALTIVATLKVPLPFPLHQGTGTLGVRVPGSELCLRLITECGGQLTGTSANLSGAPSSRTALEARRQLGDTVDLVLDGGRLEGLESTVIRVTGEKIEAIRRGPVGVSEEADTG; from the coding sequence TTGACGTCGATAGTTGCGTTCGATGAAGACTCAATCCCGTCCGCTTCTGCTTTGGTGGCTTCCGGTGGGCTTATCGTCTATCCGACCGACACGGTCTATGGGCTCGGGTGCGACCCTCACAACGAGAAGGCAGTTCGCCGTCTGTTCGAAGCGAAGAGACGCGACGCGAGCCCGGTTCCGATCCTCTGTGACGGCATTGAATCGGCTCTAAGGCTTGTCGAGATGAACCCAAGGGCCCTCAAACTCGCAGAGCGGCACTGGCCGGGCGCCCTCACCATCGTCGCGACCTTGAAGGTGCCCCTTCCTTTCCCTCTCCACCAGGGGACCGGCACCCTGGGTGTGAGGGTGCCAGGTTCAGAGCTTTGCCTGCGACTGATTACCGAATGTGGAGGTCAACTGACTGGAACAAGCGCGAACCTCTCCGGGGCTCCTTCCTCCAGGACAGCGCTGGAAGCCCGGCGACAGCTGGGCGACACTGTGGATTTGGTCCTGGACGGGGGGAGGCTGGAGGGTCTCGAGTCGACCGTCATCAGGGTGACGGGCGAGAAAATCGAGGCTATAAGGCGGGGTCCAGTCGGGGTCTCCGAGGAGGCAGACACCGGGTGA
- a CDS encoding THUMP domain-containing protein: MNLIVTSAKGLEARASAEFKEVSLLSGMRKVTIERSAYDGVLEVEAEDPKALLTFISEYVRSEPFKVRFMMRVIPVDQVVDTKLEEVVAAVKENASSIGPSESFRITIEARDSPYSAKQLIDAIADAVDRKVNLENPDKVVLVQVFGEYTCVSVLSPNEILSVPKLKRAT, translated from the coding sequence GTGAACCTCATAGTCACGTCGGCCAAGGGCCTGGAAGCCCGCGCCTCTGCAGAATTCAAGGAAGTTTCACTGCTTTCGGGAATGAGGAAGGTGACCATAGAACGCTCAGCCTACGACGGAGTGCTTGAAGTCGAAGCAGAAGACCCGAAGGCGCTGCTAACATTCATCTCTGAATATGTCAGGTCCGAACCGTTCAAGGTGAGGTTCATGATGAGGGTCATACCCGTGGACCAGGTCGTAGACACCAAGTTGGAGGAGGTCGTCGCGGCAGTGAAGGAAAACGCGTCGTCCATCGGTCCGTCGGAAAGCTTCAGGATCACCATCGAGGCGAGAGATTCTCCGTACTCGGCCAAGCAGCTCATTGACGCAATCGCCGATGCGGTCGACCGGAAAGTGAACCTGGAGAACCCCGACAAGGTCGTCCTCGTCCAGGTATTCGGTGAATACACCTGCGTTTCGGTCCTCTCTCCCAATGAAATCCTGAGCGTCCCGAAACTGAAAAGGGCGACCTAG
- the cgi121 gene encoding KEOPS complex subunit Cgi121 → MDTKARAFAIGAGADPELVKNRVRSKCPGALVQTVRAGLAANAFFAEMIAAQTIRAEATGALLAERPEIDLLLRLAQTTQISEAIERAGSKKGEPFLLVVASMGKGLGSLDKLRLGRELPRKRLSEPELVAIEKAALLNVLRA, encoded by the coding sequence TTGGACACCAAGGCAAGAGCTTTCGCGATAGGGGCCGGGGCCGACCCGGAGTTGGTCAAGAACCGGGTCCGGTCGAAGTGTCCGGGGGCTCTGGTCCAGACAGTCCGAGCAGGGCTGGCTGCCAACGCTTTCTTTGCCGAAATGATTGCGGCCCAGACCATCCGGGCCGAGGCCACGGGAGCTCTCCTCGCCGAAAGGCCCGAAATCGACCTGCTCCTCAGGCTCGCTCAGACCACGCAGATCTCGGAGGCGATAGAGAGAGCAGGAAGTAAGAAGGGGGAACCGTTCCTCTTGGTGGTCGCCTCGATGGGGAAGGGCCTGGGATCCCTTGACAAACTGCGACTAGGCAGGGAGCTCCCTCGGAAGAGGCTATCGGAGCCCGAGCTCGTTGCAATCGAGAAAGCGGCACTGCTTAACGTTCTGAGGGCCTAG